The segment ttttcaaaattaaataccGGTTCATATGTCTATGTACTTGATAGCTGAACAAAAAAGCATAAGTTCATATATATTTACACTGCTAAACCATAAAATACTTGCATAGTTTAATTTAAAGATTTACATAGCTAATGAGatttaatatattgattttctatAAACATACATCATACGTGTAGGCTATACTGTATATAATACTAATATTATCTATctttttttagatataaaatgtATGGTTTATATACGGGTCCAAAACCGACGTGAACCCAATATAATTCGAACAGATTTGATCCGAAAAATGTATCGTTCATAAACAGGTCCAAAACACCTAATTAACTAACTTGAAAACTGAATAACTCGAACTGACACGAACTCAAAACCTGAATACCCATTGATATAAGACGTCAAAATAAATTACTCTCAgttataaatgttaaaatttaaatattaaaatttaaaccaaaaaaaaacataataactttcaaattgaaaaatttaaaccaaataggtatcccacgctttcaaagcgcgggtcagaatctagtttgtttttatttgttgaagctaatatcatatttaacatgataaataaaatttcatccGGCTACACATAAATCTTGGTCTTGTTGTTGATTCGCTCATTTGTATGGCTTCTATTCCTCGAGAGAACGATAATCATATAACGATGAGTCAGGATCATAATCAAAACAACTGAAATCTTTGTGTGACCAAAGTCATGTCCCAGTGATCTCCACCCAAAAGGGAATGACCCAAGGATATTCATCATGTACAATAGGCTCCTAGCGAACCAACACAAACATGCAATAATTATAGTGAAAAGTCCCCTGTTTGAGAACTGATTGAATATCCTCCTTGGATGTAAAGTTAAACATGAACTTTCCATTGCCTAAGTCGTTTGTGGTGATTCGATCTTGCATATCCCACTGATTTATCATATGGTTGATTAGCTTTTCCACATTCTGTTtcttagggtttaagattttgcCAATCAAAGCCATACGGTATTCTCGAATGGTAtgtgatgtagcggaagcttctaggGATATAACTAAATCCGTTTATTCCAAGAATAAacgaatctagggtttgtgaatactcttcacagtgcttaattaaaagctcttaggggttgtgaatactcttcacagtggtttataaaaacccctttagggtttgagaatactcttctcagtggtttatcaaaacctcttctgAAAAACtcattttattaaatcatcaaaaaactgaatacaaccatagagtctaaaaaactatatataataaagccataaaaccctaaaacattaaaGATAAAATGatctaaaacttaattaaataaatattaatatatttggaaatattccaaatatatatctgcatcattctctccaggttggagaagattcgtcctcgaatcttgatcGTAGTCTTCGAATCCAAAACGTTTTCCAAGAAAAACTCTTCCTCAAATCTTCAGTAGTCTGTTTTGCACGATATTTGCACGAATCTGTTTGTAACTTGAATCTTCACAAATTCGTTTTTGCACAAAGCTTACACGCATCAGATTATTAAGATTCTGCCCAAAATCTTCATCAATTCGATTTCGCCCTATTTTTGCACAACTCCGATTTTCAAATGATCCATctttaaagaaaaaatcaacAATACTGACATTATCTTCGATAAGACTCtcctcatcttcatcatcatccaatTGCATATCTCGAACTCGTGCTTCCTCGATTTTCTCCAAAGCCTGATCGAACTTCTTCACAGCCTGATCGAACTTCTTCATAGCCTTGTTGATTTTTTGATTATACTCCTCCATGATCTGAGCTATTTGTTGTTGTAGACTCATCTGCGAACCAAGATAGTAGAACCTGGCTCTAATAccaactgatgtagcggaagcttctaggGATATAACTAGATCGTTTATTCCAAGAATAcacgaatctagggtttgtgaatactcttcacagtgcttaattaaaagctcttaggggttgtgaatactcttcacagtggtttataaaaacctctttagggtttgagaatactTTTCTtagtggtttatcaaaacctcttctgaaaaactttttttattaaatcatcaaaaaactgaatacaaccatagagtctaaaagactatatataataaagccataaaaccctaaaacattaaagataattatctaaaaacttaattaaataaatattaatatattgggaaatattccaaatatttatctgcatcaGTATCGGAATCATCTTGATCATCCAACTGTATTGAACCATCATCATCCTCCAAGAGTATACCCTTCCCTTTAGTGTCCACCATCCGGGATGAACCAAAACGATTAGACGATCCCATAGAGACTTTGTTTTTGATGGAAAAAACAGAGATAGTGGTGAGACAGAGCAGGTCTGGTTTTAGTAGCAGCAGACCAACCAATGAGTCCGTGAAACTAGAGACAGATATACGATCAGATCTCCAATCAAGGGTACCATAGTCGTATCAAAGAGAAACAGAAGAACATGCCACTGGTTTTTGATTGCTTGTCGGATAAGATTTTGCGGTAGACTTCGTTATGGATGCAGAGAACAAAAGCCTCGAGCGTTATGTGGATGATGCTAGGCTGATCTAACGCCAAAGAACGATTAGATCAGTTGAAGATCGATATCTCATTGGAGATTTCAATCTAGGAAGCCGCCATCGCCTTCTATGTCGCCACTGCGGCTAGTGTTCTTTTCAGTAAAATCCGTGGATTCACGTTAGCAATGTAACTTTAAAGTTAGCCGATATGCAAATGTATTATATTAATCATGAAATCCGAAACACTATAATATGCAGCTAACCAAGAAAATAActgtatgtttttttatattgcaCCAAACCTCAAATCAATACAATTCAGATAAAAGCTCGATCCCTATGATGTAGAAACGAAGACGAATCTAATGAAAACCTTCAAGAACAGAACCTAGAAACAACATAGAGACAGAGACCAACAACATTTgatgagagaaagaaaaaagaaagacttAGATTGGTTCATACGAATTCGAGTTCTTTACTGTTGTGGATCACATTCTGAAATTTGAGGATTAAATTCTGAAACTTGAAAGAAGCactaagaaaatagaaaaagtttaattttttttattatctatcACTTTTGATTTGTGTGAAATGCAAAAGACAAGCATGCAAAAGACAAGCACGCATTGTTCTTCGACAgcttcttttttctctctttcccCCTCACTATTTtagttttctctttgtttttctcctttttagaaatataataaaatataataattagtaTGAGATTAGGTCTCATATTTGTGCACCTAAAAGCACATATACATACATGTAAATGCAATACCGTATCATTTATCAAGGAGCAAAAGAATAATCTTGTTTGTCCAACACAAATATCGATACCCATATTTTTACTGTTTCTGGTATTCTCCTAAATTCCTAATTTCcacattgtttttgtttttccatGAAAGAACTAGGAACACAGAAACACAGAAACAATGAACAAGATTCTCCAAATAAGGTTATCTTTTATTAGAAATCGTTTAAACAAATTATACTCTTTGTTTAATCAGGTTTACTCGACTTCACACCTGTGAATCGACACTGGCCAATTTCTAATCTACCCAACATTACTCTAACAGCCAAGTCGCCCGACTTGTTCAACACCCAAAACCTTGTTCAATTTCGACACAACACTGTTTTCTCTCTGCACTCCCAAAACTGTAGAAAACAAACTTGCAAAGTTTGATCCCTTTTATCCTTCAAACCAGTCTCGTTTTAATCTTGATAAGTCTAAATCTTCTGATTCATTATTATCTCTAAGCTTCAATCATTATCTTTTGTCAAATCGTAATTAATATTTCCAACCAATAAGATGACGCCACGTCATAACACCTTGTGACTTGTGCAACCATGAAGAAACGTTGAACACATTTGTTTGCAGACTCCTGGtctcaacaatctccccctttttcaCTGAGTTTTACAACTCAAGCTTACTAGCGAACACTTGCAAGAAACTCCCCCTCAACTAAGTACCATCAAGCTGAAACAactcttcaatctccccctgcTTGAGTGACAAAACTCTTTGAAAATCTTCATAACAAATCATGCCTTTGTTACATCTCTTGGAGCCCCATCCTGCTTATGCCTGGCATAAAGCATTGGCTTCATTAACATGTCTGAGTATACCTCGAACAACCTTAGTGTTAACCCATCTCCTATTGACATTCAGACATCTCAATTTCTCTGAACATGCTACATTGCACGCAAGCCCTTGAACAGTCTCCTTGCATTTGGAATACAAATCTGATTTTGCAATCCATACCTTACCATAGCTTTTTGACTCAACATAACATTTGCTTTCACTCCAAGCCTTCTTGATATTGTTGATTCTCTCATAGCAAAATCGATGAGTATGCCCAAGTTTCCCACAAGAATAACATCCATAGTTGAGACTACATTCTCCAGCCTTCCTTGTCTTCATCTTGCTTTCCAAAGCATAACAGTATCTCTGTATGTGTCCAGGTTTTCCACAGAAGTAACAACCTTGTTTGAACTTCTGATTTGTCTGTTCAACGAGTACTTCTTTGCTTGAACATGTTTGATGCGATTCAATCTCCTTTGATTTAATATCAGAAACTGGTTTAGCACGAACGAAATTGGTGAGACATGCTTGATCTGTTCCACTACTAGAGCTTGACACACGATTTCCTATGTATCCAAGACCCCAATTCTGTTTTGCAGGCTGTCCCATGGCAAGAAGAGTATCCAAATCCTTTGTTCCTTTGCTTAACATCCTGATCTTCTTGTTGTTTTCGTTCAGATTATGCTCAAGATTTCtgcttttctccttttcttctgACAAAAGGTCTGATAACCTATTTATCTTTGATTCCAGTACACATATATTTTCGTGTCCAGCTTCTGTCTGCTTGGTCAACCCGTTATCCTTCGTTGAACATGTTGGCGTCTCTAGCTTCAATGCCGTAGGCTTTTCCATCTCTATTATATTAATCTGAGCTTCTAGTAACGCCTTGTTCTTCAGCAGGTTCAGATTCTCGTTACTCAATTCAACCCAACTATCATAGAGCTTACGATATTCAGCTTTCACATCTATCTCTCCATCACTATCTGAATCAGAATCTACCTTAagttcttcatcattttcttttccaaTAAGAGCTACAAGACTAAGTTTTTCATCACTTCTCTTCTGATGACATGGACGTTCAACCTCAGATTGTCTCTTGCACACATCATGGCTGTGACAATCACATATCTGACAACCTTTACTAGCACAAACCTCACGTGAGTTAGAGTTCTTTCTCTGCTCTTTCTCAAATTGCTTTAAAGCCTCCTTGAAGTTTTGTGTCAGTAACTCAACACATTCGtccaattttttatttagactTTCATGAAGTGACTGAAATCTATCAGTTTCCTTCTCAGCAGCAAAAACTGTTTCTTTTCCTATCTTGGTTGGACATGTAGGTGCTTCCATCTCTTCAGCTTTAAGAATACCGACCAACTGTGAAAACTTCATCTCATCAGTATTCATCCCAACCTTGAATAATGCCTTATAGGAGGCAAACTTCTCTGGAAGACATCGTATCAGCTTCTTGACCAGCTTCTTATCCTTGAAGTTCTTACCAAGGACAATTGCCTCGTTTGCAATAGAACTCAGCTTTGAGCTAAAACTCGTGATAGATTCTTCATCCGCCACCCTCAAATTCTCAAACTGAGAGGCCAAATAGTCTAGTCTTGCTCTTTTAACAGTGGACGTTCCCTCATAGTATTCCACAAGTGTGTCCCATGCATCCTTGGTTGAACAACATCCCTGCACAAGTTTAAACTGATCTGAACTGATTGCATTGAAGATTTCTGATAGCGCCTTTGCGTTGAGTCTCGATGCAGTCTTTTCTGCTTTTGTCCACTTATTTTTGGGTTTAGCTatctcttcatcatcttcagtACAGATCGTTGGATCTGTCCATCCTGTTTCAACTGCAGTCCAAACATCTTCCTTAATCCCTTTGAGTTGTTGTTTCATGCGCACCTTCCAGTGTCCAAAGTTGTTTTCATCCAACATGAGTGATTTGTGAGCCGCTACAAACTCTGTTGTTTCCATATTCTTCGCAGGACCTCAACCTGTTATAGATATCTAGATCTAGGTAGGTgacctgctctgataccaaatgaaagAACTAGGAACACAGAAACACAGAAACAATGAACAAGATTCTCCAAATAAggttatattttattagaaatcgtTTAAACAAATTACACTCTTTGTTTAATCAGGTTTACTCGACTTCACACCTGTGAATCGACACTGACCAATTTCTAATCTACCCAACCTTACTCTAACAGCCAAGTCGCCCGACTTGTTCAACACCCAAAACCTTGTTCAACTTCAACACAACACTGTTTTCTCTCTGCACTCCTAAAACTGTAGAAAACAAACTTGCAAAGTTTGATCCCTTTTATCCTTCAAACCAGTCTCGTTTTAATCTTGATAAGTCTAAATCTTCTGATTCATTATTATCTCTAAGCTTCAATCATTATCTCTTGTCAAATCGTAATTAATATTTCCAACCAATAAGATGACGCCACGTCATAACACCTTGTAACTTGTGCAACCATGAAGAAACGTTGAACACATTTGTTTGCAGACTCCTGGTCTCAACATTTCACCCAATTCACTCTATTATTTATACCCTCTTCTTAACTTATAGGGGATATGGTCACTTCAATCTTGGAAGAAGCATGCTGAAAGTGAAGCTGGCTTCTGAGAAACAGCTATTCGGTCGGGCTCTCACCTAAACCggaaaactataatttaaaatttcggATTCATGAACCAGAAAAATGAAAAAGCGGCATGAACCATAAAAATGGCGGGAAAATGAGGAAGAGTGATATCGACCTAAAAACCCCCCACAAAATACTCAAATTTCTCAAAATTGATTGCAAAAATTAAATATCGGATGGACTCAGATTCAGACTCCGACGGATCTCATATCTCCGCCACTCCTCCCCGAGACCCCTtccctccgccgccgccgccaaAACAGGTTCCTCGGCAGGTACCTCCGTCATCTTCCTCTGGCACGAAGCCCAAAGCACATACACAGCGGCAGCCTGGGGATCACTCAGAAGAAGCTCCAGTACCATCATCTTcccatcctcctcctcctccaccttcaTTATTCACCGAAAATCTCCCTTTCCGGATCTGCGAAACCTCAAATCGATCCAAACCCGCTTCCTTTTCGTCCTTCAATAGACTCACAAGAGCTTCTGAAGAAATCGAATCAAAATCGGATTCCCAGTTGAGTGAAGTCAATCATGTCCTCCCACAGCTCCCTCCTCCAAAGCTTGTTAGAAGAAAGCCTCCCAACCTCATCACGGACTCCATAACTTCTCAGCCGGTGAAAGCTCCGGTTGTGTTTCGTAGCGGCGGCGAGGGTAATTTCGTCAAATTAAACTTGAATGGCAAGAGGGGGAAGAAGTTCCCCAGCAAATACAAGAAGAGCGCATCAAAATACAGAGGAAAAAGATACAAAAAATCAGAAGCTGGAGGCGAAGGTGAAACTTGGTTGGAGGAAGAGTCTGATTTGCagagagaagaagacgaagcTTCTGATGATGGATTTATCAGCTCAGTAGATGACGCGGTTCTTGCAGTGAAGACTGATGCTTCTGATGAGAATCTTACGAAGCTGTTGAGTTTAGTGTTTGGTTACGATTCTTTTCGAGATGGCCAGTTGCAGGCTATCAAGATGGTTCTTGCTGGTAGTTCAACCATGCTTGTGTTGCCTACTGGTGCTGGTAAGTCTCTCTGCTACCAGATTCCTGCAGTGGTTCTTCCCGGTATCACGCTTGTTGTGAGCCCTTTGGTTTCGCTGATGATTGATCAGTTGAAGCATTTGCCTTCCGTTGTTAAGGGTGGTCTCTTAAGCTCTAGccaggtgtgtgtgtgtgtgcctatgtttattattcttttttttctcatagTCTCTGAAGATTTCTAATGGAGTCTGCCTTTgggaatttttattaaattagagACCTGAGGAAGCAACAGAAACATTGAGGAAACTTAAAGAAGGCATAATAAAGGTACCTTCTTAGTAAAGGAAGTGTTGGAGGGCTTACTTCTAATAAGACTACTTCATAttcatttgtgttttttttaatttcaggtTCTCTTTGTGTCTCCCGAGAGACTTCTGAACGTAGAATTTTTGTCAATGTTCCGCATGTCTTTATCTGTGTCTCTTGTCGTTGTGGATGAGGCACATTGCGTATCAGAATGGTGTGTGCTTCTTGGCATATTATACATTAGCCTTTCTCTGTTGACCGTAGTATCTACTGCTGTTTTTCTTTGGTTCTTGAAAAGCTATTCTGAACAGGTCTCATAACTTCCGCCCTTCATACATGAGACTCAAGGCATCAATGCTGTACTCTGCCCTCAACGCAGACTGCATTCTTGCAATGACTGCAACTGCTACTACTATGACTCTTCAGGCTGTCATGTCTGCACTAGAGATTCCGTCAACCAATCTTATTCAAAAGTCGCAACTGAGAGACAATTTTGAGCTGTCTGTCTCTTTGAGCGGAGCTAATAGGTATGtgcttttttatatatttttcaccTTTTTGTGTTCCTCTTTGTAACTAGTTGAAATCTGAAATTTAACAGACTGAAAGATCTATTGATTTTGATGGAGTCTCATCCATATAAGAAGATTCGGAGCATCATTGTGTACTGCAAATTTCAGGTAAGAGCATTTAATTATCTACGGCTTTTTCACACTTATCAAAATTCATGATGCGAACTTGAGAAACTTTGGGATATGTTTTGTGCAGTATGAGACTGACATGATAAGCAAGTATTTACGCGATAACAACATCACTGCAAAGGTTGTTTCCATTTTGAAGTCTTCAATAGACGTTTTCATTCTAATCAAGCTGACCTCGACCGATTATCCAGGGTTATCACAGTGGTCTTCCAGCGAAAGATCGTGTTCGCATACAAGAGTCATTTTGTTCCAATAAGATTAGAGTGGTGAGAAAATAAGTTCAGTGATTTCCATACACTCTGTTTATACGTGCAAACTCTCACTGAAAGCTGAGTAGTGACAGAACTCAAATGTTTTGGTATGTTTTAAAGGTTGTTGCAACTGTGGCATTCGGCATGGGACTTGACAAAGGAGATGTTGGAGCTGTAAGTATAAGGCAAACCCGTAGAATACTTGGAACATATGTTCACCTATTCCCATCTCGTGTAACAATAAACATGCTTCTAAAATTTCTAATTCTACTTTAGGTAATCCACTTCAGCGTGCCAGGCAGTTTGGAAGAATACGTTCAGGTTCGAACTTTTTTTCGTTCCTTTTTAAGCTAAGTGATTAGTTTGCATGTCGAAAAACTAAATGTATTTATTACAGGAAATTGGACGAGCTGGTCGTGACGGGCGGTTGTCTTATTGTCATCTCTTTTATGATGAGGACACATATCTAAAGCTTCGGAGTCTTTCACACAGGTTATTTGTGTGGTTACTAACTATCATCTGTCATGGCTTTGCATTGAAAGGCTTTGCAGTTACTTACCTTTTGTTTTCCCCCTTTCTTGTTCAGTGATGGTGTCGATGAATATGCAGTTGGAAAGTTTCTCACCCATGTGTTCTCATCTGACACGAAGCAACATGAAAAGATATGCTCCATAGTCATTGAATCTGCCTCTCATAAATTTGACATGAAGGAAGAGGTATTCTTCTGAAACTTGATGACATTTCTTGAACCCAATGTCCTCTGCCTCGTATATCGTTAAGTGTCTGCTCTTGTGAGATAGTGTGGGTAGGAAAATTCGTTTTTGTAAAAATTTCTCCAACTTCTCACTGCGGATCTGGCAGGTTATGCAAACGATTTTGACACATTTGGAATTGGGGGAAGTGCAATACTTACGTATGCTTCCACAGGTTAACGTATGTTGCACTTTGAATTTCCACAAGGTACGGAAGCTGTTAGCTGAATAAGTTTCCGTTCAGCGACAAGTTCGTATTCTTTTTTCTTGTGGTGGTATATGCGCTAAGATTCAGATGCTGAGAACATTGTCATGCTACATGTGCAGTCTTCTCCAAATATTCTGGCTGCACGAAACATCATAGTTGCAACAATACTGAAGAAGTAAGTATCTATCCATTGTAATCAGCTTTACAATTCAAGTGATTCTGAAGAAGTGTTATGGTTGCAGCAATGCTTGAGACTTCTGTGTGGTTTTCAGGTCTCACTTGAAGCAAGGGTTATATGTCTTCGATATACCAACCGTGGCCTCTAGCACAGGTGTTGCAACAACAGATGTCTTGGCTGAGATTCAAACTCTGAAGGTTGGTAACATTTTTCTGGCCTATACGAATCAGTGGCTTTGTAATATATTAAGTTTCATTTCCTCTTCATAAGAATGTTTAACTAAACAAGGGAACCATGATTGAATTGCACGCATTAattaatgaagaagaagcttaaATCCATAGAACAGAAGGATATATGAGTGAAAATAACTGATAGACACATGAATGATCTTCACGAATAGGAGTTTAGTATGATATAGAAGAGATACGTAGTCAGTATCATTGGGTGATAAACTTTGATTTTATCCAAATGGAATCATTGATGTAGAAGCTTTCCTGAGGAAATTGAACACAAGGAAATGGATATAAGGATTGACCATGTTTCATTTGTTTGTCAAATGGTTGTGTGTTGTTAAGAACTCTTTAGGCGTGAGTTCCGCTTGAACTCATATAGTTAATTTATCTTTCTGTCCTCTAATTCACGATTGCTgagtttaaaatttgatattgaGGTTTCTTTTAACAGTTTCAAGACTTCCCTTTTACTACGTTACTTAGATTGTATACTTCTGAATAACTTGTCTGTTGATATGTCCATAAAATCATTGTAGATGAAGGGGGAAGTAACATACGAGACGAAAGACCCAGCCTTTTGTTACACAATCTTAGAGTCTCCAAAGGAAATATCTTCTTTGTCCAGCCAACTTACCAAGTGGCTCGCAGAGGTTGAATCTTGCAAAGTAAGTTCATCACTTGCAGCTAACAGTTCCTCACCCTTTCATGGTTCCAGTTACAATGCTTGTTGTGCTTACTATATGTAGCCATAATTATGCATTTTGAATCAGGTAAGGAAACTAGATATCATGTCTAGTGCAGCCGTGGCTGCTATAAATGTCTCCAACACTTCAGAAACTAGTTCAGGTGCCAAGCAAACTCTGAGCCTGCAAAGCAGAATCTTGGATTACTTCAATGGAGACGAAAGTTGTGACATTCCTAGCAAGACGACTCAAAATTGGTACACTAACAAAATGTTTCATTAGGGCTGTCTGTTACATTTACTCCCTTGACTCTTCTTTCCATTATAACTGATCAACGCTTATATTGTGGATGCAGCTCCTTCCTACGAGCAGACATAAAGGTGAGGAAGATCCAAAAACCTGTTTTAACACTTCTTTATTTTGCTAtgcatccaaaaaaaaaactatattaatcTGATGTTGGGAGTGAAAAAACAGGTGTTCTTGCAGAGTAATCGCCAGGCCAAGTTCACGCCAAGAGCCATAGCGAGGATAATGAACGGAGTTGGAAGTCCAGCTTTTCCGAATTCAATCTGGTCCAAGACTCATTTCTGGTATATGATCATCATCGTTTTATCTAAAACCAAGCCATGCACATATGTTCGTTTCAGTTAATCTTCTAATCTTGATGATATGATAACATTTGATTTTTTACTGGTAACATGGTGTTGCAGGGGAAGGTATATGAGCGTAGACTTCCGAGTGATAATGGAAGCGGCACAAACAGAGCTAATGAATTTTGTTGATAGAAATGCGGCTTTAGCTACATAGAGTGATACTTGAATATTTACACACTTACGTCGATAGAGCGTTCTAAGTTGTGCATTGTcttattatttacattttacaGTGTTTAGGTTCACACACCTTAAAATGTTCTAAGTTGTGCATTGTCTTATTGTTTACAGTGTTTAGGTTTACACACCTTGAAAGATTTAATCTTCCTAAAGAATTATTGGTAAATTCAATGACTATACggtgtaaataaatatatgtcgcatcttctttctttttttgatcaaagaaaaGATATGTCACATTTAAAGCCAAGATGGCAACAAATACAGTTGTTTAATTTAAAGATGAGGTAAGAGGTCTTCTTACAAATGTCCCACATCGAGAAACAAGAAACTTTACATATGAGTTACTTTTCGGCCTTTTTGCTAGGATCAAGTATTTATATGTGGTCCAT is part of the Raphanus sativus cultivar WK10039 chromosome 5, ASM80110v3, whole genome shotgun sequence genome and harbors:
- the LOC108857092 gene encoding ATP-dependent DNA helicase Q-like 5, with protein sequence MDSDSDSDGSHISATPPRDPFPPPPPPKQVPRQVPPSSSSGTKPKAHTQRQPGDHSEEAPVPSSSHPPPPPPSLFTENLPFRICETSNRSKPASFSSFNRLTRASEEIESKSDSQLSEVNHVLPQLPPPKLVRRKPPNLITDSITSQPVKAPVVFRSGGEGNFVKLNLNGKRGKKFPSKYKKSASKYRGKRYKKSEAGGEGETWLEEESDLQREEDEASDDGFISSVDDAVLAVKTDASDENLTKLLSLVFGYDSFRDGQLQAIKMVLAGSSTMLVLPTGAGKSLCYQIPAVVLPGITLVVSPLVSLMIDQLKHLPSVVKGGLLSSSQRPEEATETLRKLKEGIIKVLFVSPERLLNVEFLSMFRMSLSVSLVVVDEAHCVSEWSHNFRPSYMRLKASMLYSALNADCILAMTATATTMTLQAVMSALEIPSTNLIQKSQLRDNFELSVSLSGANRLKDLLILMESHPYKKIRSIIVYCKFQYETDMISKYLRDNNITAKGYHSGLPAKDRVRIQESFCSNKIRVVVATVAFGMGLDKGDVGAVIHFSVPGSLEEYVQEIGRAGRDGRLSYCHLFYDEDTYLKLRSLSHSDGVDEYAVGKFLTHVFSSDTKQHEKICSIVIESASHKFDMKEEVMQTILTHLELGEVQYLRMLPQVNVCCTLNFHKSSPNILAARNIIVATILKKSHLKQGLYVFDIPTVASSTGVATTDVLAEIQTLKMKGEVTYETKDPAFCYTILESPKEISSLSSQLTKWLAEVESCKVRKLDIMSSAAVAAINVSNTSETSSGAKQTLSLQSRILDYFNGDESCDIPSKTTQNCSFLRADIKVFLQSNRQAKFTPRAIARIMNGVGSPAFPNSIWSKTHFWGRYMSVDFRVIMEAAQTELMNFVDRNAALAT